A DNA window from Undibacterium sp. YM2 contains the following coding sequences:
- a CDS encoding SMI1/KNR4 family protein, with amino-acid sequence MQDMGSTDQWPPPGCPDLCWPELLTPEDRSAWYRAVITAYAALWEGHVSQAVFAPVRETDVLELEQRLSCQLPAALKAYHLEFGALSLAEKLCSVSPEGDTPIQPLLEAYPGIVDMLEHDDEQVLELFEDMIVFGDYLGNGNMFCFLRDIGEVFYFDHDDGSMLNPFFNSVEEYLDALMIRCLAEIHEDEEAGLDLLAQRHGTGLVRKWLY; translated from the coding sequence ATGCAAGACATGGGTTCAACAGATCAGTGGCCACCACCTGGCTGCCCTGATTTATGCTGGCCAGAACTGCTGACGCCTGAAGACAGGTCGGCATGGTATCGCGCCGTCATCACAGCCTATGCGGCACTATGGGAAGGGCATGTCAGCCAGGCAGTTTTTGCCCCGGTCCGCGAAACAGATGTGCTTGAACTGGAACAGCGCTTGTCCTGTCAATTGCCAGCTGCATTAAAAGCTTATCATCTTGAATTTGGCGCCCTGTCACTCGCAGAAAAATTATGCAGCGTCAGCCCTGAAGGTGACACCCCTATCCAGCCTTTGCTGGAAGCATACCCAGGTATAGTTGATATGCTGGAGCACGACGATGAGCAAGTGCTGGAGCTGTTTGAAGACATGATAGTCTTTGGTGACTACCTGGGTAACGGCAATATGTTTTGCTTTCTTCGTGACATCGGCGAAGTATTTTATTTTGACCATGATGATGGCAGCATGCTCAATCCCTTCTTCAATTCAGTAGAAGAATATCTGGATGCACTGATGATACGCTGCCTCGCAGAAATACATGAGGATGAAGAAGCCGGTCTTGACCTGCTGGCCCAGCGCCACGGCACCGGGCTTGTGAGGAAATGGCTGTATTAA
- a CDS encoding polysaccharide deacetylase family protein: protein MACSPAVIAATATGNCKGSIYLTFDTGSQSQAELIATTLRRHQIKATFFLANEKTVQGDYSLDMSWSAYWKKLAEEGHAFGTHTFDHVYVVGDLPDGRITVKPQFGAQAGQTLQWTAKEYCQELRRVDQRFFALTGKKLDPLWRAPGGKLTPNLLKAGQACGYMHVGWSPAGFSGDELSSEKFSNPMLLRRALDKLRDGDIFMAHLGIWSRKQAWAPENLEPLLIGLEQKSFCFATLREHPAYQNLNQQKK, encoded by the coding sequence ATGGCGTGTTCGCCTGCGGTGATTGCAGCGACTGCAACGGGTAACTGCAAGGGAAGCATCTACCTGACCTTTGATACCGGCAGCCAGTCGCAGGCAGAACTGATTGCCACGACCCTGCGCCGCCATCAAATCAAGGCAACATTTTTCCTGGCAAATGAAAAAACCGTGCAAGGCGACTATTCGCTGGACATGAGCTGGTCAGCTTACTGGAAAAAACTGGCTGAGGAAGGCCATGCTTTTGGTACTCACACTTTTGATCATGTCTATGTTGTCGGCGATTTGCCTGATGGCCGTATCACCGTCAAACCGCAGTTTGGTGCGCAAGCTGGCCAGACCCTGCAATGGACAGCAAAAGAATATTGCCAGGAGCTGCGCCGTGTCGATCAGCGCTTCTTTGCCCTGACGGGTAAAAAGCTCGATCCTTTGTGGCGCGCGCCAGGTGGCAAACTCACACCCAATTTGTTGAAGGCCGGACAGGCTTGTGGCTACATGCATGTAGGCTGGTCACCTGCCGGATTTTCTGGCGATGAATTGTCCAGCGAAAAATTCAGCAACCCCATGTTGCTCAGACGTGCTCTCGACAAACTCAGGGATGGTGATATTTTCATGGCGCATCTGGGTATCTGGTCACGCAAACAGGCCTGGGCGCCAGAAAACCTGGAGCCATTGCTTATTGGCCTTGAGCAAAAATCCTTTTGTTTTGCTACTCTACGCGAACACCCCGCTTATCAAAATTTAAACCAGCAGAAAAAATAA
- the rsgA gene encoding ribosome small subunit-dependent GTPase A codes for MARPQALVIAAHGRHYLVQAEIDGEQIKLHCVTRGKKSDVSVGDIVEYALTSKNQGVIEAITTRKTLLYRSDQYKSKMLAANLTQLLIVVATEPSFTDDLVSRALVAAESSGIKPHLILNKVDVTASLPKARERVGLYAKLGYPVHEVSVRTDPEGTRQLMHNLMQGQSTILIGQSGMGKSSLINLLIPDAEIATREISAALDTGKHTTTFTRLYHMDENSYVIDSPGFQEFGLHHLSEGMLERAFPEFLPHLGKCKFYNCHHHTEPGCAILAAVKDGEISTMRHDMFEQLVHESKQTVGY; via the coding sequence ATGGCGCGTCCACAAGCTTTAGTCATTGCTGCCCATGGCCGCCATTATCTGGTACAGGCCGAGATTGACGGTGAGCAGATCAAGCTCCATTGCGTCACCCGTGGCAAGAAAAGTGATGTCTCGGTTGGCGACATTGTTGAATACGCCCTTACATCCAAAAACCAGGGCGTGATAGAAGCCATCACCACGCGCAAGACTTTGCTGTATCGCTCTGACCAGTATAAATCGAAGATGCTGGCAGCCAACCTGACGCAATTGCTGATCGTCGTTGCGACTGAGCCCAGCTTTACCGATGACCTGGTATCACGCGCCCTGGTGGCTGCGGAATCGTCGGGCATCAAACCGCACCTGATCCTTAACAAGGTCGATGTCACTGCCTCCCTGCCAAAGGCAAGAGAGCGCGTTGGCCTGTATGCCAAGCTCGGCTATCCGGTACATGAAGTATCGGTCAGAACAGATCCCGAAGGTACGCGCCAGCTCATGCATAATCTGATGCAGGGGCAAAGCACTATCCTCATCGGGCAGTCTGGTATGGGCAAGTCCTCACTGATCAATTTGCTGATTCCCGACGCAGAAATCGCGACACGCGAAATCTCGGCAGCACTGGACACCGGCAAGCACACGACCACCTTCACCCGCCTGTATCACATGGATGAGAACTCTTATGTGATCGACTCCCCAGGCTTTCAGGAATTTGGTTTGCACCACCTCAGTGAAGGCATGCTGGAACGCGCCTTTCCTGAATTTTTGCCACACCTGGGCAAATGTAAATTCTATAATTGCCACCACCACACCGAACCTGGTTGCGCAATTCTGGCAGCAGTCAAGGATGGCGAAATCTCCACCATGCGGCATGACATGTTTGAACAACTGGTGCATGAATCGAAGCAAACTGTAGGATACTGA
- a CDS encoding M48 family metallopeptidase — protein MISSGFSVLFVSFLLLTLIIQFWLGSRHIRHILRNRAAVPAQFAEKIGLASHQKAADYTIAKTKLGMAMLLLNAAVLMGFTLFGGLQWLSVHLVKLTGSGMWYQISLLVAFTIISSVIEFPFSYYSQFVLEEKFGFNKMTLGLFFTDMIKNALIGAVLGLPLIWVILTLMEKAGSLWWLYAWAFFIGFQMLIMLIFPVVIAPLFNKFWPLDNEEVRERIENLSKRVSFALKGIFVMDGSKRSGHGNAYFSGFGGAKRIVFYDTLLERLAPNEIEAVLAHELGHFKLKHIIKRMAVMFALSLVFMAMLGFFKEQIWFYTGLGVDPMLLAQNDAMAIILFMLVLPVFTFLFSPLSAITSRKHEFEADAFAAKHTNANDLVTALVKMYDDNSSTLTPDPLHSAFYDSHPSASVRINHLLAAQ, from the coding sequence ATGATTTCATCCGGTTTTTCGGTTTTATTCGTTTCCTTCCTGCTATTGACGCTGATTATTCAGTTCTGGCTGGGCTCCCGCCATATACGCCACATCCTGCGCAACCGTGCTGCTGTACCTGCGCAATTTGCAGAAAAGATAGGTCTGGCCTCTCACCAAAAGGCGGCGGACTACACCATTGCCAAGACCAAGCTGGGTATGGCAATGCTGCTGTTGAATGCAGCCGTGCTGATGGGCTTTACCCTGTTTGGCGGCTTGCAATGGCTGTCTGTGCATCTGGTCAAGCTTACTGGCTCCGGCATGTGGTATCAGATCAGCCTGCTGGTGGCATTTACCATCATCAGCAGCGTGATTGAATTCCCATTCAGCTATTACTCACAATTCGTGCTGGAAGAAAAATTTGGTTTCAACAAAATGACGCTGGGCCTGTTTTTCACTGACATGATCAAAAATGCCCTGATAGGTGCCGTACTGGGCTTGCCCCTGATATGGGTGATACTGACCCTGATGGAAAAAGCTGGCAGCCTGTGGTGGCTATATGCCTGGGCATTTTTCATCGGTTTCCAGATGTTGATCATGCTGATCTTCCCGGTTGTGATTGCTCCCCTGTTCAACAAATTCTGGCCGCTGGACAATGAAGAAGTACGTGAACGCATAGAAAACCTGAGCAAGCGCGTCAGCTTTGCCCTGAAAGGCATCTTTGTCATGGATGGGTCGAAACGCTCTGGCCATGGCAATGCCTATTTCTCCGGTTTTGGTGGCGCCAAGCGCATCGTGTTTTATGACACCTTGCTGGAACGCCTGGCACCAAATGAAATTGAAGCCGTGCTGGCGCATGAACTCGGTCACTTCAAGCTCAAGCACATCATCAAGCGCATGGCTGTCATGTTCGCCCTGTCGCTGGTCTTCATGGCCATGCTGGGCTTTTTTAAAGAGCAAATCTGGTTCTACACTGGCCTGGGCGTTGATCCCATGTTGCTGGCGCAAAATGATGCAATGGCGATTATTTTGTTCATGCTGGTCTTGCCTGTGTTTACTTTCCTGTTTTCACCGCTGAGCGCGATCACTTCGCGCAAACATGAATTTGAAGCTGACGCCTTTGCCGCCAAACACACGAATGCCAATGACCTGGTCACTGCCCTGGTCAAAATGTATGACGACAATTCTTCTACCCTAACGCCCGATCCACTGCATTCGGCGTTTTATGACTCACACCCTTCAGCATCGGTACGTATCAACCACCTGCTGGCCGCACAATAA
- a CDS encoding EI24 domain-containing protein, with protein MNIASVMRAWGRAVAAQLHYRMLLLTFLPFMIALILWGVAMWWGLQSMMDFIQAWLSEHDGFARVSSVLNIVGLIAFKMVVVPLVAMWVLLPLMIFTSLMCIAVFAMPAISKHVGMRDYPELEQKNGGTFLGSMGHSLSSFLIFALIWFVSLPLNLIPFVGLVLQPLLWGWLTYRVMVYDALALHADEDERASLVQEHRWSLLSIGIIAGLFGAAPGLLWLGGVVSTLFLPVIAGVAIWVYVLMFVFTGLWFQHYCLEALQRHRSVAPQTGASVSQSLPSL; from the coding sequence ATGAATATCGCATCCGTGATGCGGGCCTGGGGCAGGGCAGTAGCAGCGCAATTGCATTACCGTATGCTGCTGCTGACTTTTTTGCCTTTTATGATCGCCCTCATTTTATGGGGTGTTGCCATGTGGTGGGGTTTGCAAAGCATGATGGATTTTATCCAGGCATGGCTGAGTGAACACGATGGTTTTGCAAGGGTAAGCAGTGTCCTCAACATAGTCGGCCTGATTGCTTTCAAGATGGTGGTCGTACCGCTGGTAGCCATGTGGGTACTCTTGCCATTGATGATATTTACTTCATTGATGTGCATAGCAGTGTTTGCCATGCCTGCCATCAGCAAACATGTGGGTATGCGTGATTACCCGGAGCTGGAACAAAAGAACGGCGGCACGTTCCTCGGTAGCATGGGGCATTCCTTATCGTCTTTTCTCATTTTTGCGCTGATCTGGTTTGTGAGTTTGCCGCTGAACCTGATCCCCTTCGTCGGCCTGGTGTTGCAACCGCTTTTGTGGGGCTGGCTGACTTACCGGGTCATGGTGTACGATGCACTGGCGCTGCATGCGGATGAAGATGAGCGTGCCAGCCTGGTGCAGGAGCATCGCTGGTCTTTGCTGTCTATAGGCATCATTGCTGGCCTGTTTGGCGCGGCGCCTGGTTTGTTGTGGCTGGGCGGGGTTGTTTCTACCCTGTTCTTGCCTGTCATCGCAGGCGTGGCGATCTGGGTTTATGTGCTGATGTTTGTCTTTACTGGACTGTGGTTCCAGCATTACTGCCTGGAAGCCTTGCAGCGTCACCGTAGCGTAGCGCCCCAGACAGGGGCGTCAGTTTCGCAATCGCTGCCCAGCCTGTAA
- a CDS encoding sterol desaturase family protein: protein MTISDLFTNLQAWIFETIVQPSMFNLGLGEFVEDSYEGVEWFMLGVLQLIVLFIILRPLEAWIPVHEIKNRYARWNDFIYTALHRLGAFSILVFFVLDPLLDQLTALLHLQGVNPFNLENIWPGMLQYPVLLFLTYLIVLDFFDYWYHRAEHQFNWWWALHSLHHSQRDMNLWSDNRNHLLDDFIRDIYMGLIAIVIGVEPGQYVMLVMASQMLQSLQHANVRIHFGRIGEYLLVSPRYHRTHHAIGIGHETHGKGTLGGHNFAVLFPIWDVLFGTALFAKEFSLTGIRDQLPAPEGSARNYGEGFWSQQWLGLKRMFGFDKEKQS from the coding sequence ATGACTATTTCCGATCTGTTCACAAATCTGCAAGCCTGGATTTTTGAAACGATAGTACAGCCCTCCATGTTTAATCTGGGGTTGGGTGAATTTGTGGAAGACTCCTATGAAGGCGTCGAATGGTTCATGCTCGGCGTTTTGCAATTGATTGTGCTGTTCATCATCTTGCGCCCGCTGGAAGCATGGATACCCGTGCATGAAATCAAGAACCGCTATGCACGCTGGAATGATTTCATCTATACCGCCTTGCACAGACTGGGGGCTTTTTCCATCCTGGTGTTTTTTGTGCTTGACCCCTTGCTGGATCAACTGACTGCCCTGCTGCACCTCCAAGGCGTGAACCCCTTCAACCTGGAAAACATCTGGCCAGGCATGTTGCAATATCCAGTCTTGCTATTTCTGACATATTTGATAGTGCTGGACTTCTTTGATTACTGGTATCACCGTGCCGAGCACCAGTTCAACTGGTGGTGGGCATTGCATAGCCTGCACCATAGCCAGCGCGACATGAACTTGTGGAGTGATAACCGCAACCACCTGCTGGATGATTTTATCCGTGATATTTACATGGGTTTGATTGCGATTGTCATTGGTGTGGAGCCGGGACAATATGTGATGCTGGTCATGGCATCACAAATGCTGCAAAGCCTGCAACATGCCAATGTACGCATTCATTTTGGCCGCATCGGTGAATACCTGCTGGTGTCACCACGTTATCACCGTACCCATCATGCCATAGGCATAGGCCATGAGACCCATGGCAAGGGCACCCTTGGCGGGCATAACTTTGCGGTGTTGTTCCCCATCTGGGATGTGTTGTTTGGTACCGCCCTGTTCGCCAAAGAATTTTCGCTGACTGGCATACGTGACCAGTTGCCCGCACCGGAAGGCAGCGCACGCAACTATGGTGAAGGATTCTGGTCACAGCAATGGCTGGGTTTAAAGCGTATGTTTGGATTTGACAAGGAAAAGCAATCATGA
- a CDS encoding FKBP-type peptidyl-prolyl cis-trans isomerase — MSTITTVSGLQYEDKVVGEGAEAVAGNHVDVHYTGWLQNPDGSAGKKFDSSKDRGQPFSFPLGAGHVIKGWDEGVQGMKVGGTRLLTIPSSLGYGPRGAGGVIPGNATLIFEVELLGV; from the coding sequence ATGAGTACTATTACAACAGTCAGTGGTTTGCAATATGAAGACAAAGTTGTCGGCGAAGGCGCGGAAGCCGTCGCAGGTAATCACGTCGATGTTCACTACACAGGCTGGTTGCAAAACCCTGACGGCAGCGCAGGCAAGAAGTTTGATTCCAGCAAAGACCGTGGTCAGCCATTTTCTTTCCCATTGGGTGCGGGTCATGTGATCAAAGGCTGGGATGAAGGCGTACAAGGCATGAAAGTGGGCGGTACTCGTCTGCTGACTATCCCTTCCAGCCTCGGTTACGGCCCACGCGGCGCTGGTGGTGTCATCCCTGGCAATGCAACTCTGATATTTGAAGTCGAATTGCTGGGCGTTTAA
- a CDS encoding Sir2 family NAD-dependent protein deacetylase, translating to MKAEIQTNKIVVLSGSGISAESGIPTFRDANGLWHNYSWEAVASPSGWRAHPEVVLEFYNERRLQAAEAQPNAAHLALAELESAYEVVVITQNVDDLHERAGSSNVIHVHGQLNHARGTSEARRRYRIDAAPIQLGQLCEDGTQLRPDIVWFGEDVEYLEESRRHITTAAKVLVVGTSLTVFPAASLVKAARGRAEKILVALAMDKLPYGFRFMRGKASSIVQFLCQGWLAEHQNRNLYPDSDKHAS from the coding sequence ATGAAAGCCGAAATACAAACAAATAAAATAGTTGTCTTGTCAGGTTCAGGCATCAGCGCCGAGAGCGGAATTCCCACTTTTCGTGATGCAAATGGCCTGTGGCATAACTATTCATGGGAAGCGGTGGCCAGTCCAAGCGGTTGGCGTGCCCATCCTGAAGTCGTGCTGGAATTTTATAATGAACGCAGGTTGCAGGCAGCCGAGGCACAACCCAATGCCGCACATCTTGCTCTTGCTGAACTTGAATCAGCTTACGAAGTTGTTGTGATCACCCAGAATGTTGATGATCTTCATGAGAGAGCTGGTTCTTCAAACGTCATTCATGTGCACGGACAATTGAACCATGCACGCGGCACTTCTGAAGCGCGCAGGCGTTACCGTATTGATGCAGCGCCCATACAATTGGGGCAGCTCTGTGAAGATGGTACTCAACTTCGCCCTGATATCGTCTGGTTCGGTGAAGATGTTGAATATCTCGAAGAATCCAGAAGGCACATCACCACAGCGGCCAAGGTCCTTGTGGTCGGCACCTCATTGACTGTTTTTCCGGCAGCCTCATTGGTCAAGGCTGCGAGGGGCAGGGCAGAGAAAATACTGGTTGCACTGGCAATGGACAAGCTGCCTTATGGCTTCAGGTTCATGCGTGGCAAGGCAAGCAGTATTGTTCAATTCTTATGTCAAGGCTGGTTGGCTGAGCACCAAAATCGCAACCTCTATCCTGATTCAGATAAGCACGCTTCCTGA
- a CDS encoding 2'-5' RNA ligase family protein, translating to MLHSRQQLSMFVPVQAAIELEQVRRVVDPAQSSLIPAHITLCREDELGDLPAMRSRLQNLHLPAISLSFAPAEIFYEHGLIMHCIAGEDAFFHLREFVLDSKNIRAQRPHLTLAHPRNPKAPGNSLDVAANLPTPLQLVFPSICLIEQSGNDPWRVLETYEFSVGA from the coding sequence ATGCTACATTCACGTCAGCAGTTGAGCATGTTTGTACCTGTGCAAGCCGCCATAGAGTTGGAGCAAGTGCGGCGAGTAGTCGATCCTGCGCAGAGCAGTCTTATCCCGGCACATATAACTTTATGTCGCGAAGATGAGCTGGGGGATTTACCCGCGATGAGGAGCAGGCTGCAAAACTTGCACCTGCCTGCCATATCCCTGAGTTTCGCTCCTGCAGAAATATTCTACGAGCACGGCCTGATCATGCATTGCATAGCAGGGGAGGATGCATTTTTTCATCTGCGCGAGTTTGTGCTGGACTCAAAAAACATCAGGGCTCAGCGCCCACACCTGACTCTGGCTCATCCCAGAAACCCCAAGGCTCCCGGCAATTCTCTTGACGTTGCGGCTAACCTGCCGACACCCTTGCAGCTTGTTTTTCCCAGCATTTGTCTGATAGAACAAAGCGGCAATGATCCCTGGCGAGTTCTGGAAACTTATGAATTTAGTGTTGGTGCCTGA
- a CDS encoding cytochrome D1 domain-containing protein, whose translation MRSRILLSSLAFSLVSAFSAFSAQANVVVVLNSRDATVSLLDQVTYKEISTFPVGKEPHHLMATPDNKSLIVANAVGNELVFLDPKTGQIQRRMKDIADPYQIGFSPDQKWFISNSLRLDRVDFYKFDGQEMKLVQRVPLAKLPSHMAFDAASTTVFITQQGSDQISAIDLATQKIKWTIPVGKLPAGISMTPDDKYLLVGIMGSNYVEVIDWRTQKTVKKIKAGEGTHNFRALGDKRHLFVSNRTSNEINILDQQTLEIVGSIPVPGGPDCMEVSEDGKTLWATLRWIKKVAVIDIASRKVIKLIPVGRSPHGVFFANRAGNM comes from the coding sequence ATGCGTAGTCGTATCTTGTTGTCGTCTTTGGCGTTTTCTTTGGTTTCCGCATTCTCTGCATTTTCTGCACAGGCCAATGTGGTCGTAGTGCTCAATTCGCGCGATGCCACGGTGAGCCTGCTTGACCAGGTCACTTATAAAGAAATCAGCACCTTTCCTGTAGGCAAGGAACCCCATCATTTGATGGCCACCCCAGACAACAAATCCCTGATCGTGGCAAATGCGGTGGGTAATGAACTGGTATTTCTTGACCCCAAGACTGGCCAGATACAACGCCGCATGAAGGATATTGCTGACCCCTACCAGATTGGCTTTTCACCAGACCAGAAGTGGTTTATCTCTAATTCCCTGCGCCTCGATCGTGTCGATTTCTATAAGTTTGACGGCCAGGAGATGAAGTTGGTACAACGCGTACCATTGGCAAAATTGCCTAGCCACATGGCTTTTGATGCCGCCAGCACCACGGTTTTTATCACCCAGCAGGGCAGTGACCAGATTTCTGCGATTGATCTGGCGACTCAAAAAATCAAATGGACTATCCCGGTGGGAAAGCTGCCTGCAGGTATTTCCATGACACCTGATGATAAATACTTGCTGGTCGGCATCATGGGCAGCAATTATGTTGAAGTCATAGACTGGCGCACCCAGAAAACTGTCAAGAAAATCAAGGCAGGTGAGGGCACGCATAATTTCCGTGCCCTGGGTGACAAGCGCCATCTCTTTGTTTCCAACCGCACTTCCAACGAAATCAATATCCTTGACCAGCAGACCCTGGAAATTGTCGGCTCTATTCCCGTCCCAGGCGGTCCTGACTGTATGGAAGTCAGCGAAGATGGTAAAACCCTGTGGGCAACCCTGCGCTGGATCAAAAAAGTGGCTGTCATTGATATTGCCAGCCGCAAGGTGATCAAGCTGATCCCGGTTGGTCGTTCCCCGCATGGCGTTTTCTTTGCCAATCGTGCCGGCAATATGTAA
- a CDS encoding 4a-hydroxytetrahydrobiopterin dehydratase: MIKTTDLLAKKSQHTETGLDDAILPAYFAATPEWAQDGPRIVRTFQFKNYYETLAFINAIAYVIHAEDHHPELVVTYNRCVIKFDTHTVNDGKGDISENDFICAAKIDAIFQQSFS, from the coding sequence ATGATCAAGACTACAGACCTGCTGGCGAAGAAATCCCAGCATACAGAAACCGGCCTCGACGATGCCATCCTGCCAGCCTACTTTGCAGCCACACCTGAATGGGCGCAAGATGGCCCGCGCATCGTCAGGACTTTCCAGTTCAAGAACTATTATGAAACCCTGGCTTTCATCAATGCGATTGCCTATGTGATCCATGCAGAAGATCATCACCCTGAACTGGTGGTGACCTATAACCGTTGCGTCATCAAGTTTGACACGCATACCGTCAATGATGGCAAGGGTGATATTTCAGAAAATGACTTTATCTGCGCTGCCAAGATAGATGCGATTTTTCAGCAGAGTTTTTCCTGA
- the orn gene encoding oligoribonuclease yields the protein MSQATDIQTNTANPATPARPNEMNLIWLDMEMTGLDPDTDRIIEVAVVVTDSQLNVLAEGPVFAIHQSDETLDKMDNWNKGTHGRSGLIDKVKASTVTEADAEAALIAFLKPYVPAGKSPMCGNTICQDRRFMARGMPKLEAFFHYRNLDVSTLKELCRRWKPELASGFKKHQKHTALADILESIEELKYYREHFIKE from the coding sequence ATGTCACAAGCGACCGACATTCAAACAAACACTGCAAATCCTGCCACGCCAGCCCGCCCAAATGAAATGAACCTGATCTGGCTGGATATGGAAATGACAGGCCTGGACCCGGATACAGATCGTATCATTGAGGTGGCCGTGGTGGTAACGGATTCACAATTGAATGTACTGGCAGAAGGCCCCGTATTTGCAATTCATCAATCTGATGAAACCCTGGACAAGATGGATAACTGGAACAAGGGCACGCATGGCCGCTCTGGCCTGATCGACAAGGTCAAAGCCTCTACCGTGACAGAGGCAGATGCTGAAGCCGCCCTGATCGCCTTCTTGAAGCCCTATGTGCCAGCAGGTAAGTCACCTATGTGTGGCAATACCATCTGCCAGGACCGCCGCTTCATGGCGCGTGGCATGCCCAAACTGGAAGCTTTTTTTCATTACCGTAATCTCGATGTATCGACATTGAAGGAACTATGCCGCCGCTGGAAGCCTGAATTGGCATCCGGCTTCAAAAAGCATCAAAAGCACACGGCACTGGCGGATATTTTGGAATCCATCGAAGAGCTCAAATACTATCGCGAGCATTTCATTAAAGAATAA
- a CDS encoding cell division protein FtsQ, whose translation MSECFSFDPKKAGWTRFIPVAAFGVIMLGGFAVTQTSLRQVPEEKWEGIGKIHRLLDGEATRQFSTQLNEHFLLSKPFAKIERGVTWTIAGDTGASVRRGCDGWLFLSDELTPYAHAAENAAARARIITQTAADLQMRGIKLVVAVVPDKTRIEEDHLCGLHRPAAFANRLNDWVSTLASNKVEVLNFAPALSAMKEERYYRSDSHWNERGANVAATTLADRLQSLKLVDKPANAPDPKAIQSNTTERSGDLMRVSNLEGLPAWMRPATEVTQVSKVAPVAVASDDLFGDAGLPTVALVGTSFSRAANFVPFLSQHLGAPVANLAKDGGDFDGAAYAYLNSKEFKTQPPKVVVWEVPERMLQKTLTASEKKWLETFKS comes from the coding sequence ATGAGTGAGTGTTTTAGTTTTGATCCCAAAAAAGCTGGCTGGACACGCTTTATCCCCGTTGCTGCCTTTGGCGTCATCATGCTGGGTGGCTTTGCTGTTACCCAGACATCCTTGCGCCAAGTACCAGAAGAAAAATGGGAAGGCATAGGTAAAATACACCGTTTGCTGGATGGCGAAGCAACGCGGCAGTTTTCAACCCAGTTGAATGAGCACTTCCTGTTAAGTAAACCATTCGCAAAAATTGAACGTGGCGTCACCTGGACTATCGCCGGTGATACCGGCGCTTCTGTGCGCCGTGGCTGCGATGGTTGGTTGTTCTTGTCGGATGAGCTGACCCCTTACGCGCATGCAGCAGAGAATGCCGCCGCCAGGGCCAGGATTATCACCCAAACCGCTGCTGACTTGCAAATGCGCGGCATCAAGTTGGTGGTTGCTGTCGTGCCCGACAAAACCCGCATAGAAGAAGATCATCTGTGTGGCTTGCATCGTCCCGCAGCATTTGCCAATCGTTTGAATGACTGGGTCAGTACCCTCGCAAGTAACAAGGTCGAAGTGCTGAACTTTGCGCCGGCTTTGTCAGCCATGAAAGAAGAACGTTATTACCGCAGCGACTCACACTGGAATGAGCGCGGTGCCAACGTTGCAGCGACGACCCTGGCAGACCGCCTGCAATCTTTGAAGCTGGTCGATAAGCCAGCAAATGCACCTGACCCCAAAGCCATACAAAGCAATACGACCGAGCGATCAGGCGACCTCATGCGCGTTTCCAATCTTGAAGGCTTGCCAGCATGGATGCGCCCAGCGACAGAAGTCACCCAGGTCAGCAAGGTCGCACCCGTAGCAGTCGCCAGTGATGATTTGTTTGGCGATGCAGGCTTGCCGACCGTGGCCCTGGTTGGCACATCCTTTAGTCGCGCTGCAAATTTTGTTCCTTTCCTGAGTCAGCATCTCGGCGCCCCGGTTGCCAACCTGGCCAAGGATGGTGGCGATTTTGATGGGGCTGCCTACGCCTACCTGAACAGCAAGGAATTCAAAACCCAGCCACCTAAAGTCGTAGTCTGGGAAGTGCCGGAGCGCATGCTGCAAAAAACATTGACTGCGTCTGAGAAAAAATGGCTGGAGACTTTTAAGTCATAA